Within the Leptotrichia sp. oral taxon 498 genome, the region AAAAAGAAATAATAAACTTATAAAATATTTTGCACTAGCTACAAATATGGTTTATACTTTATCCGTGCCAGTACTTCTTATGTTAGGATTTTATATGCTTTTAAAAAAGTTTTTATTTAAAACTGATCAGCCGATAGTTTTAGTTATATTTCTTGTGATTGGCGCGGTTTCAGGTTATTGGTCTTTAATTAAACAAATTAATAATATAAAGTGAGGAGTAAAAATGTTTGAAAATATGCCTTGTGAAATAAGAAAAAATTATAAACTTTCAATTTATATTACAATAATTGTATTTTTTATTGGACTTGTTTTTAAAATTGTAGAACTTTACTTTGGATTTTTTGTGGGAGGAATAATTTCATTAATAAATGTTAGGCTTCTTATTTCGGGAATAAATAAGATTTTG harbors:
- a CDS encoding AtpZ/AtpI family protein; this encodes MSENKKNFNINEKNTDKKNIDEEEKRKERIYEIEKKLGRHNENEKKNRKRNNKLIKYFALATNMVYTLSVPVLLMLGFYMLLKKFLFKTDQPIVLVIFLVIGAVSGYWSLIKQINNIK